In Opitutaceae bacterium TAV5, one genomic interval encodes:
- a CDS encoding Alginate lyase, with amino-acid sequence MIPAARALLPLVLVASALMASAAMPPSSSAPVLVELDYAGLLAIRAELDSPSPPAALAAARSVLVRKADGLLPLPAGSVMEKTSLPPSGDRHDFYATGKYAWPNPDTSDGMPWIRRDGYSNPDAWGPDYDRRRLGEMRTRIATLGLAFFYSRDERHAAKAAELLRVWFIDPATRMNPNLDYSSAQPGVHDGMPIGIIEGVDFIRMLDSVKLIAASRHWTPADDAALRRWFSDFTTWLVESPFGRKEAAESNNHGAWHAAQVAAFSLYAGDTGRLTRTLEHARRLIAAQIAPDGTLPRELVRNRSFWYSLYGLRAFVTLARCGDAVGDDLWHYRTSDGRGIETAFNRLIPYLTGAKPWPRKHLDKMNAIEAAALPLMRGAADVYRTPELGKAARYLIDKTGSRNSLQGRLRYLPAGS; translated from the coding sequence ATGATTCCTGCCGCCCGCGCCCTTCTTCCGCTGGTCCTCGTTGCTTCCGCCCTCATGGCGTCCGCCGCCATGCCTCCATCGTCTTCCGCTCCCGTGCTCGTGGAGCTCGATTACGCCGGACTTCTGGCCATCCGCGCCGAACTCGACTCTCCCTCTCCGCCCGCTGCGCTGGCGGCAGCCCGCTCGGTCCTTGTCAGGAAAGCCGACGGGCTCCTTCCGTTACCCGCCGGGTCTGTCATGGAGAAAACCTCGTTGCCTCCCTCCGGCGACCGTCACGACTTTTACGCGACCGGAAAATACGCATGGCCCAATCCCGATACCTCCGACGGCATGCCCTGGATACGCCGCGACGGCTACTCCAATCCCGATGCGTGGGGACCCGATTACGACCGGCGGCGTCTCGGCGAAATGCGCACACGCATCGCCACTCTCGGCCTGGCCTTCTTTTATTCGCGTGACGAGCGCCACGCCGCCAAAGCGGCTGAACTGCTTCGCGTGTGGTTCATCGATCCCGCCACACGCATGAATCCGAATCTCGACTACTCCTCCGCCCAGCCCGGTGTTCACGACGGAATGCCCATCGGGATCATCGAAGGTGTGGACTTCATCCGCATGCTCGATTCCGTCAAGCTCATCGCCGCTTCCCGCCACTGGACTCCCGCAGACGACGCCGCTCTCCGCCGCTGGTTCTCCGACTTCACCACCTGGCTGGTCGAAAGTCCCTTCGGTCGCAAGGAAGCCGCCGAATCCAACAACCATGGCGCCTGGCATGCGGCCCAGGTCGCCGCGTTCTCGCTCTACGCCGGAGATACCGGCCGCCTCACCCGGACGCTCGAACACGCCCGCCGCCTCATCGCTGCCCAGATCGCCCCGGATGGCACACTCCCGCGCGAACTCGTCCGCAACCGCTCTTTCTGGTATTCACTCTACGGTTTGCGCGCCTTTGTGACGCTGGCTCGCTGCGGTGATGCCGTCGGTGACGACCTCTGGCATTACAGGACATCCGACGGACGAGGGATTGAAACCGCTTTTAACCGGCTCATCCCTTATCTGACGGGAGCCAAACCCTGGCCGAGGAAGCATCTCGACAAGATGAATGCGATCGAGGCCGCGGCTCTCCCGTTGATGCGCGGGGCCGCGGACGTTTACCGGACTCCGGAACTCGGCAAGGCGGCAAGATACCTCATCGACAAGACCGGCAGCAGAAATTCTCTTCAGGGGCGTCTGCGCTATCTTCCGGCAGGCTCTTGA
- a CDS encoding phosphomannose isomerase: MGIMSFMFNPHPYDDPNAINRLALPDGVDDSLVHGTREVAVHLANHFAAHVATRRKQVIAFEGYIGAGFDDVLNLTLQQLTLKGVGATAINAAATGGLYKPAHVLDAELAGHLPTDRVQDPVLLFGKRFHGRFEDLFDDDAVDRVRKSVTSATDGILFVYGCGCTAAPLRDLYDAILYFDVTPKRVILRAKAGLVANIGDTHPRPFKELLRRLYYVDFEVAGALRRELLHEKSGAFRFYIARNAAGECTLLPRAALDATLASLARQPFRCRPVYIEGVWGGSFVQRIRNLPADMVKVAWVFDLIPLEVSIVVETAAGRQIELPYFTFVQKEGEALMGPETVKRFGGYFPIRFNYDDTWHASGNMSIQVHPTREYCIDQNGEHGQQDESYYVVATGHGAKTYLGFREGVTKEAFMREARRSEAEKTPMDHDAFVHAVPSRPGTQLVLPGGTIHASGQNQVVLEIGSLTVGSYTYKLYDYLRADLDGNPRPIHTYHGENVLDPRRVAPQVERELVPEPKLLRKGESEAEGWSEWLVGEHEDVYFSLRRIDIAPFRQAPDNTRGVFHVLALVDGEAIVIASQSDPARCYHASYLDIVVVPANIGPYTIRNPGKQPVVVHKTLLK; this comes from the coding sequence ATGGGCATCATGAGTTTCATGTTCAATCCGCACCCTTACGACGACCCCAACGCGATCAATCGGCTCGCTCTGCCTGACGGCGTCGATGACTCGCTCGTTCACGGAACGCGTGAGGTTGCCGTCCATCTTGCCAATCACTTCGCCGCGCACGTTGCCACGAGGAGAAAACAGGTCATTGCATTCGAGGGCTACATCGGCGCCGGGTTCGACGATGTACTCAACCTCACGCTTCAGCAACTCACGCTCAAGGGGGTGGGTGCCACTGCGATCAACGCCGCCGCGACCGGCGGCCTCTACAAACCGGCCCACGTTCTCGATGCCGAGCTGGCCGGCCACCTGCCGACCGATCGCGTGCAGGATCCCGTGCTGCTTTTCGGAAAACGCTTTCACGGGAGATTCGAAGACCTCTTCGACGACGACGCAGTGGACCGGGTGCGCAAGAGCGTCACTTCAGCGACCGACGGCATCCTGTTTGTTTACGGCTGCGGTTGCACCGCCGCGCCGCTCCGCGATCTCTACGACGCGATCCTCTATTTCGACGTGACCCCGAAGCGCGTCATCCTCCGTGCCAAGGCCGGGCTCGTCGCCAATATCGGGGACACCCACCCGCGTCCGTTCAAGGAACTGCTGCGCCGGCTCTATTATGTGGACTTTGAAGTTGCCGGAGCACTACGCAGGGAGCTGCTGCACGAAAAATCCGGCGCATTCCGGTTCTACATCGCCCGCAACGCTGCCGGCGAATGCACGCTCCTTCCCCGCGCCGCGCTCGACGCTACCCTGGCCTCGCTTGCCCGGCAGCCCTTCCGCTGCCGTCCCGTCTATATCGAAGGCGTGTGGGGCGGCTCCTTCGTGCAGCGCATCCGCAACCTCCCCGCGGACATGGTGAAGGTTGCATGGGTCTTCGATCTCATTCCGCTCGAAGTCAGCATCGTCGTGGAAACGGCCGCCGGTCGCCAGATCGAGTTACCCTATTTCACCTTCGTCCAGAAAGAAGGCGAGGCGCTCATGGGCCCGGAGACCGTGAAACGCTTCGGCGGATATTTCCCGATCCGTTTCAACTACGACGACACCTGGCATGCCAGCGGCAACATGTCGATCCAGGTGCATCCGACCCGCGAATACTGCATCGACCAAAACGGCGAACACGGCCAGCAGGACGAAAGTTATTACGTCGTCGCCACCGGCCATGGCGCGAAGACGTATCTCGGATTCAGGGAGGGGGTCACGAAGGAGGCATTCATGCGCGAGGCCCGCCGTTCCGAGGCCGAAAAAACGCCGATGGACCACGACGCCTTCGTTCATGCCGTACCGTCGCGTCCGGGCACGCAACTTGTCTTGCCCGGCGGCACGATCCACGCCTCGGGCCAGAACCAGGTCGTGCTGGAGATCGGCAGCCTCACGGTCGGCTCCTACACGTACAAACTTTACGACTACCTGCGCGCCGATCTCGACGGCAACCCGCGTCCGATCCATACGTATCATGGCGAAAACGTCCTCGATCCGCGCCGCGTCGCACCGCAGGTCGAACGCGAACTCGTTCCCGAGCCGAAACTCCTGCGCAAGGGTGAGTCCGAAGCGGAGGGCTGGAGCGAGTGGCTCGTCGGCGAACACGAAGACGTTTATTTCAGTCTCCGCCGCATCGACATCGCGCCTTTCCGGCAAGCGCCGGACAACACCCGCGGCGTTTTCCACGTCCTCGCTCTCGTGGACGGCGAGGCGATTGTCATCGCCTCGCAATCCGACCCGGCGCGCTGTTACCATGCCAGCTACCTCGACATCGTCGTCGTGCCGGCGAACATCGGTCCCTACACGATCCGCAATCCCGGCAAACAACCGGTGGTCGTCCACAAGACCCTCCTGAAATAA
- a CDS encoding ROK family transcriptional regulator: protein MTVSLKSAPCILAIDAGGTFFKSALVAPDGEILVGTQHTVPVDSQGPASGILAAWVSVFKAAFAAAAASTPARRIAAIGVSTPGPFDYARHTSLMTHKFQAIRGLDLRRALGELYPEIGDIPLRFIHDAHAFIIGEHGRGAACGHERVIGVTLGTGVGFGCIIDGAIRDNGSGGPLVSLFRKPYRDGLLEDYVSRRGIIRLYREHAGQGAPPGLDVAEIASLAITRQDPAARAAFDDAGRALGETLRPVVDELSATCLVAGGQIARAFPLFGPALRDALAGCGSLRLVTVARHIDTAGLYGAAMAAAG from the coding sequence ATGACGGTTTCTCTCAAAAGCGCTCCCTGCATCCTGGCCATCGACGCCGGCGGCACGTTTTTCAAATCCGCTCTCGTTGCTCCCGACGGCGAAATCCTCGTCGGCACGCAGCACACTGTCCCTGTCGATTCGCAAGGCCCCGCCAGCGGCATCCTTGCCGCCTGGGTTTCAGTCTTCAAGGCAGCCTTTGCCGCTGCCGCCGCTTCCACGCCCGCTCGTCGCATTGCCGCCATTGGCGTATCCACGCCCGGGCCCTTCGACTACGCCCGGCACACCAGCCTCATGACGCACAAGTTCCAGGCAATCCGCGGTCTCGACCTTCGCCGCGCGCTGGGAGAGTTGTATCCGGAAATAGGCGACATCCCGCTCCGGTTCATCCACGACGCCCACGCCTTCATTATCGGCGAACACGGGCGCGGAGCGGCGTGCGGCCATGAGCGCGTGATCGGCGTCACGCTCGGCACCGGCGTCGGTTTCGGTTGTATCATCGACGGCGCAATCCGTGACAACGGCTCCGGCGGCCCGCTGGTCAGCCTTTTTCGGAAACCGTACCGCGACGGCCTCCTGGAGGATTACGTTTCGCGTCGCGGCATCATCCGTCTCTATCGCGAACACGCAGGGCAAGGCGCACCGCCCGGCCTCGACGTCGCTGAAATCGCCTCGCTCGCCATCACCCGGCAGGATCCCGCCGCCCGGGCCGCGTTTGACGACGCGGGCCGTGCGCTCGGCGAAACACTGCGCCCGGTCGTTGACGAGCTTTCCGCGACATGCCTTGTGGCTGGCGGGCAGATCGCCAGAGCATTTCCGCTTTTCGGCCCTGCGTTGCGCGACGCCCTCGCCGGATGTGGTTCGCTGCGCCTCGTCACCGTGGCGCGGCACATCGATACCGCGGGCCTGTACGGTGCGGCGATGGCTGCCGCCGGCTGA
- a CDS encoding anchor protein, with protein sequence MNNPLLKTASLAIILTGALACTARAEQLFDWTTATEGTDIFAAGGSGTGAGGTGSGKFFYGGSNPIPVPHTKLQFQNGVTTANTLDYFVGKFNSRSLTTVGDTLSLSFTATITNLRTDIGQTLRFGLFNTTGTTNGFGNATGYRADYGASNSGNGIRERTGTNDVLWSTGTVSPLVGDQDSSNFTFTPANGVAYTGSFTIELLSGNRVAVTSQIGSVTATSIIDDATPFTTFNAFSFLIINGTERSDINFSNLSVDFTAGSTIPEPSTWTLLAGASVVVLAAMLRKFRKHP encoded by the coding sequence ATGAATAACCCGCTCCTCAAAACTGCATCCCTCGCCATCATCCTGACAGGCGCCCTCGCCTGCACCGCCCGCGCCGAACAGCTCTTCGACTGGACAACCGCCACGGAAGGCACGGACATCTTTGCCGCCGGCGGCAGCGGTACCGGCGCCGGTGGTACAGGGAGCGGGAAGTTTTTCTACGGTGGCAGCAACCCCATTCCCGTGCCCCACACCAAACTCCAGTTCCAGAACGGCGTGACGACTGCCAACACGCTCGATTATTTTGTCGGCAAATTCAACTCCCGGTCGCTTACCACTGTCGGCGACACGCTCAGCCTCAGCTTCACCGCCACGATCACCAATCTTCGCACCGACATCGGGCAAACCCTGCGCTTCGGACTTTTCAACACGACCGGCACGACCAATGGCTTTGGCAACGCGACCGGCTATCGCGCAGACTACGGAGCCAGCAACAGCGGCAATGGAATACGCGAGCGCACGGGGACGAACGACGTCCTGTGGTCCACCGGCACGGTGTCTCCTCTGGTCGGCGATCAGGATTCGTCGAACTTCACCTTCACGCCTGCCAACGGCGTCGCATACACCGGCTCCTTCACGATCGAGCTGCTCTCCGGCAATCGCGTCGCCGTCACCTCGCAAATCGGCAGCGTCACCGCCACCAGCATCATCGATGACGCGACTCCCTTCACGACCTTCAACGCCTTCTCCTTCCTCATCATCAACGGTACTGAGCGTTCCGACATCAATTTTTCCAACCTCTCCGTCGATTTCACCGCCGGCTCGACCATCCCGGAGCCTTCCACATGGACCCTCCTTGCCGGAGCCTCGGTTGTCGTCCTTGCGGCGATGCTTCGCAAATTCCGGAAACATCCATGA
- a CDS encoding N-terminal cleavage protein, which yields MKKHLHLPPRAFTLIELLTVIAIIGILAAIIIPTVGRVRQSARAAQCVSHLRQLGTAFNLFADESKGMFPMRYHDGTTQTNPNYEKTWMMQLAPYIGIADGRIGVTLDETKNVGVLVCPAWRWPDLNPPATERNQSYAYNTQIRQPGDNTALAYQRSAIATPSKNFLVIEVDRNGETGGSADVVRRHPGDRANYLFVDGHIESIQGIIPGSDPRFKLTN from the coding sequence ATGAAAAAACACCTCCACCTGCCCCCTCGTGCTTTCACGCTGATCGAGTTGCTTACGGTCATTGCCATCATTGGCATCCTGGCTGCGATCATCATTCCCACGGTCGGGCGCGTGCGGCAATCGGCCCGCGCCGCGCAATGCGTTTCGCATCTCCGACAACTCGGCACCGCTTTCAATCTCTTTGCCGACGAAAGCAAAGGAATGTTTCCGATGCGTTATCATGACGGTACAACCCAGACCAATCCCAACTACGAAAAAACCTGGATGATGCAGCTCGCTCCTTACATCGGCATCGCAGACGGACGGATCGGGGTTACACTTGATGAAACCAAAAACGTCGGTGTTCTTGTCTGCCCTGCCTGGCGATGGCCCGATCTGAATCCGCCTGCGACCGAGCGCAATCAATCCTACGCGTACAACACGCAAATCCGTCAGCCAGGTGATAATACTGCTCTCGCCTATCAACGCAGCGCGATCGCGACGCCTTCGAAAAACTTCCTCGTCATCGAAGTTGACCGAAACGGAGAAACCGGAGGCTCTGCCGACGTCGTGCGTCGCCATCCCGGCGACCGTGCCAACTATCTCTTTGTCGATGGTCACATCGAATCCATCCAGGGAATCATTCCGGGAAGCGATCCGCGTTTCAAGTTGACCAACTGA
- a CDS encoding heparinase, which translates to MPRGRLPALAMSFAIRLPALVAALAFTAGLGATLCAQPVALPNPGFEEGLKGWFVSASDQGRSTASPEAARTGKCGLRIYDRDTKSGSSLYLNRFRIAPGATYEVTFWGRNVEGSGLSVHMIFVDAAGKHMSPEHKYQCSLPALQYAWGKRILHATAPEGATHATLWIRSYVPNTVLAWLDDFTLTRVPASAGGEALRQQQAVSYSIPEWMSEARRLPAFPKPFPEKAFTDGHLPLKLPGTDGSPLRTPREDWENARRLVATDPHWKKWLASGRRETDAWMTRHPHDRADWRAGYYHAFISPRDSSFLVWEDRIPGEETDTFRSRSGHEVKVTPALLNAWVFGFRSRHVGKATEAARLYRITGEERYASWAAAQIDYYAQNLPNWPLHPNIHEHSRLGYQALDDTLWVSGLTETVRLLDGYPGLTPERRRMWFEQFFRPQADMLSGNYQVIHNKGVWHRATEARVALLFDDDAMWRRALEGPWGLREQFRRGVTSDYFWYEQSLDYNNFIINATHPLLLFAGLLGKGHLLREEAAMIQNLMLAPLMIRFPDGVLPNPADSTQILRAPSPWLKDGYRVLPTVWGIARLQEQRRQNTAMGWSTLLDPPEAISLVTEVKKEAADSGAPLPELPPVVSRSMESTRFALLRRGPWQVFFHYGQIASSHAQAEALNWSASLDGVDVTHDPGTVGYGSPLYRGYYTRGLCHNVPLVNGEGQTPADPGKLLLFDPARAIVIAAQPRYRPDASAARTLRIDGEGADARLVDEVTVALTDPLTPDACLGLALHLQGTPHLSDAFAPVDRDAFLSAHSEPFRQWNDIRAATFSDTATLSVTLAGGRRMSIRFSTTGKFILVHADTPDAPPGHRCGFYIEKTGPARSATFTTEFIPE; encoded by the coding sequence ATGCCTCGTGGTCGCTTGCCTGCCCTTGCCATGTCATTTGCGATTCGCCTTCCCGCGCTTGTTGCTGCGCTTGCTTTCACCGCCGGTCTTGGCGCCACGCTGTGCGCCCAGCCAGTTGCCCTGCCCAACCCGGGATTTGAAGAGGGATTGAAAGGGTGGTTCGTTTCCGCATCCGACCAAGGTCGCAGCACGGCTTCGCCCGAAGCCGCCCGCACCGGAAAGTGCGGACTTCGTATCTATGACAGGGATACAAAATCCGGAAGCAGCCTTTATCTGAACCGGTTCCGCATTGCCCCCGGCGCCACTTACGAAGTCACTTTTTGGGGGCGCAATGTCGAGGGTTCAGGCTTGTCCGTACACATGATCTTTGTGGACGCCGCGGGCAAGCACATGTCCCCCGAACACAAATACCAGTGCAGCCTTCCCGCCCTTCAGTACGCTTGGGGAAAGCGCATCCTCCATGCCACGGCGCCCGAAGGGGCCACCCACGCCACCCTCTGGATCCGTTCCTACGTTCCCAACACCGTTCTCGCCTGGCTTGACGATTTCACCCTCACCCGGGTTCCCGCCTCTGCCGGAGGCGAGGCGTTGCGCCAGCAGCAGGCCGTCAGTTACTCCATTCCGGAATGGATGTCCGAAGCCCGCCGTCTGCCTGCTTTTCCCAAACCCTTTCCCGAAAAGGCCTTCACGGACGGCCATCTGCCTCTGAAACTCCCCGGGACTGACGGCTCGCCTCTCCGGACGCCGCGCGAGGACTGGGAGAATGCCCGACGTCTCGTGGCGACCGACCCGCACTGGAAAAAGTGGCTCGCCTCCGGCCGGCGTGAGACCGACGCATGGATGACCCGCCATCCGCATGACCGCGCCGACTGGCGCGCCGGCTATTACCACGCCTTCATCAGTCCGCGCGACAGTTCGTTCCTCGTATGGGAAGACCGGATTCCGGGAGAAGAGACCGACACGTTCCGAAGCCGCTCCGGTCACGAGGTGAAGGTGACGCCCGCTCTCCTCAACGCATGGGTATTCGGTTTCCGCTCACGCCACGTCGGCAAGGCGACCGAAGCGGCCCGTCTCTACCGCATCACCGGCGAGGAACGTTATGCATCCTGGGCGGCCGCCCAGATCGACTACTACGCGCAAAACCTTCCCAACTGGCCCCTCCATCCCAATATCCACGAACACTCCCGTCTCGGCTACCAGGCTCTCGATGACACCCTCTGGGTCAGTGGTCTCACCGAGACGGTCCGGCTTCTCGACGGTTATCCCGGCCTCACGCCGGAACGCCGCCGCATGTGGTTCGAGCAGTTTTTCAGGCCGCAAGCCGACATGCTTTCGGGCAACTATCAGGTTATCCACAACAAGGGAGTATGGCACCGGGCCACCGAAGCCCGTGTGGCGCTCCTGTTCGACGACGACGCGATGTGGCGCCGGGCGCTTGAAGGTCCCTGGGGTCTGCGCGAACAATTCCGCCGCGGCGTGACCTCCGACTATTTCTGGTACGAGCAGTCGCTGGATTATAACAACTTCATCATAAACGCCACGCATCCGCTCCTGCTCTTCGCCGGGCTCCTGGGCAAGGGTCATCTCCTGCGGGAGGAGGCCGCCATGATCCAGAACCTCATGCTCGCCCCGCTCATGATCCGCTTCCCGGATGGCGTCCTCCCCAATCCGGCTGACTCCACGCAAATCCTGCGCGCTCCCTCTCCGTGGTTGAAGGATGGATACCGCGTTCTTCCGACGGTATGGGGAATCGCCCGGCTCCAGGAACAGCGCCGGCAAAACACGGCGATGGGCTGGAGCACCCTGCTGGATCCGCCCGAAGCCATTTCCCTCGTCACGGAGGTGAAGAAGGAGGCTGCGGATTCCGGTGCGCCGCTTCCCGAACTGCCTCCGGTCGTTTCGCGATCGATGGAGTCCACCCGTTTTGCCCTTCTCCGGCGAGGCCCGTGGCAAGTCTTTTTTCATTACGGCCAGATCGCCAGCTCGCATGCCCAGGCCGAAGCCCTCAACTGGTCCGCCAGCCTCGATGGCGTCGATGTCACCCATGATCCGGGCACGGTGGGCTACGGATCGCCGCTTTACCGCGGATATTATACGCGCGGTCTCTGTCACAATGTGCCCCTGGTCAACGGCGAAGGCCAGACCCCTGCCGACCCGGGCAAACTCCTGCTCTTTGATCCGGCCCGCGCCATTGTCATCGCGGCCCAGCCCCGCTACCGTCCCGATGCATCCGCCGCCCGGACCCTGCGCATCGACGGCGAGGGCGCGGATGCCCGCCTCGTCGATGAAGTCACCGTTGCGCTGACCGATCCGCTCACCCCCGATGCATGCCTGGGCCTTGCGCTTCACCTGCAAGGAACGCCGCACCTTTCCGATGCCTTTGCACCCGTCGATCGCGATGCGTTTCTCTCCGCTCATTCCGAACCCTTCCGGCAGTGGAACGACATCCGGGCCGCTACCTTTTCCGATACCGCCACCCTCTCCGTGACACTCGCGGGCGGACGCCGCATGAGTATCCGATTCTCTACGACAGGGAAATTTATCCTCGTCCATGCCGACACGCCCGACGCCCCGCCCGGCCACCGTTGCGGTTTCTATATCGAAAAAACCGGCCCTGCCCGATCCGCCACGTTCACCACCGAATTTATTCCCGAATGA